GGGGGTCAATATATAAAGGATATATTCATCGACCCCAACTTTATACATCCGGCCAATGCCAAGGTCATTAAGTCCCTTATCGTGGAAGGAGTGAATATGGCACTTGACAAGGCCAAGCAGATGGCAGAAAAAGAAATGAAAAAAATCACCGGCGGGTTTGCCATGCCCAAAATACCGGGAATGTTTTAGAGGAGGTATATGGAATTGACCGTTTCCCATTTGGATAAACTGTTGGCTTTGTTGGACCGCCAGACAGACAACAGGCTACATCCAAACTTGCTGGTGGGTTACCTGGGGTTGGTTAACCTCATGAGTATCATGAGCTTTATTCATGCAGCAGAACAAAGTACCGGCCTGGCGCTGCCTGCTCTGAATGATGCCGAATCTACGTCGGGTACCGGCGACGAAAAAAACCTGAAAAACGCCATCACGAGCCTTATGAACAGCGCGGGAGCCGGTTCGGGGGGCCCTGATTTATCCAGTCTGTTGAACATGATGGGTGGAAATAAAAAGCCTAATCCCCAGATGCTTTTGACTTTAATGAATCTGATGAATTCTATGAAAGCAAAGGCCGACACGGGAGATGATAAAGAAGCGGATTCAAAGGATGTCGGTGAAAAACCTCTTCCGGCTAAAACAGATTCCCCCGATGTAAAAAGCGATAGGAGACGTGGACTGCTATAATCTGCCATAAAGCTAAGCCCCAAAAAAGTAAAGCCCCAAATAAGCCGTAGGCTGGAACCAAAGTAATCCTGTAGACCTGGGGAGGTTAAATGTTTCTGTAATCATTTAACCTCCCCCTTATATTTTAATATTTAGGAAATTATGCAGTAACCAATATTTCATTTATTCATACAATGATATAAAGTGAGATAAGGCGCTGCCTAAAAAGCAAAAGAATGTTAGGGAGGATGAGAGATGAGTTCAAGTCCGCTAAACCCCAATTTAGTCCCGTTTTTGCAGGGACTAAAGCCTTTTCTTGGCCCAAAAGGACAAAACCTGACCGATATTACTTTAAACCTGTTAAAGATCCTGTCGAGTCAAACTACACAGGAAACGGTGCAAATGTTAAACGAGGCCGTCAACAAAAATTCATCGGCCGCGCAGGGAGTAGCTTCGCCGGTGGATTATGCTTTTACCCTGTTCTTGATTCTTATACTGCTGATTTTATCGAGCAATGTACTGATTCCAAACGAGGTCGGGTACAACACAGGACTTTCCCATGGAGACAGTCCTTTCTCTGACGAGCCTATTGGTGAAACCACGTAAAAAGCTGGGCAAGCCAAATCACCGGTTGGGGAAGGGAACGTCTGCAGATGCTTGATAACGTACAAACTCTTTGTAAAGTTACCAATGGGGTTTTGAGACAGGGAGATCCGCAACAAAAAATAGCAGGGATTATGAGTAGGTGCAAGGCGGTTAAACCGGGACAGGTTTATTTTGATGTCAAGGGAGGCCCGGGGAGCGACGAAAATATACTGGTAGCCCTCGATAAGGGAGCTGTTGCCCTTGTCATATCGAAACACAAGAAAAAACTGCCCTTCAATAATCATAAAATTTCTGTAATAGCTGTGCCGAAAGTTTGGGACGCTTTTTGGGACTGTGTCAGTTACCATAGGGACCAGTTCAATATACCGGTAGTTGGCGTTACAGGTACCTCCGGAAAGACTACCACCAAAGAAATGATTGCTTCAATATTTAAAAAAAAATGGGGCAAGATTTTAAAAACTGAGCAGAACCTGAATCTACCAAGTTTTGTGCCGGGGCACATCATGAGGCTGACGGCCGAGCATAAAGCCGCCGTATTTGAAATCGGCATGAACCGGCGGGGCCATGTCGCCAAGCAGTCCAGGGTCATAAAACCGATGATCGGCATTATAACCAACATAGGTCAGGCCCA
The Thermincola ferriacetica DNA segment above includes these coding regions:
- a CDS encoding YbaB/EbfC family nucleoid-associated protein, with protein sequence MEDQLSNLLAQAQKLQAEITRLQEEMKTKTVEVSVDGGTVRVIATGGQYIKDIFIDPNFIHPANAKVIKSLIVEGVNMALDKAKQMAEKEMKKITGGFAMPKIPGMF